One genomic window of Desulfovibrio subterraneus includes the following:
- a CDS encoding OmpA/MotB family protein, with protein MARRKKKKAGESGPAWLVTFSDMMTLMLTFFVLLVSMAVIDERRKLTVLQSISGQFGEGLGSFNPATVNNQARIVEPGVMDFDTDSLEPLKDMLWDDQRGDLNFQENQFVQILSISDEVLFRPGSVELSSGGMRLVDRMLPWFLRMPHPLLLAGHTAGLREEMGENYKALPAGTERQLSPSWEMSFLRVMNLYRYLTSRGMPPERLSVEGFGSYRPRWTEKTPEGRKRNRRVDIVLDKRNKEWIDKIDMLREKARERQGEFNYKDFRFRLGLPGEGQSGAGE; from the coding sequence ATGGCCAGACGGAAGAAAAAGAAGGCCGGAGAAAGCGGGCCTGCATGGCTCGTCACCTTTTCGGACATGATGACACTCATGCTGACGTTCTTCGTGCTGCTGGTGAGTATGGCCGTTATTGATGAACGCCGTAAACTCACCGTGCTTCAGTCCATTTCCGGCCAGTTTGGTGAAGGGCTGGGCAGTTTCAATCCGGCTACCGTGAACAATCAGGCCCGGATTGTCGAACCCGGGGTAATGGATTTTGATACGGATTCGCTTGAGCCGCTCAAGGACATGCTCTGGGACGATCAGCGCGGCGATTTGAATTTTCAGGAAAACCAGTTCGTCCAGATACTGTCCATCAGCGACGAGGTGCTGTTTCGCCCCGGCTCCGTCGAGCTGAGTTCCGGGGGAATGCGGCTGGTTGACCGCATGCTTCCGTGGTTTTTGCGCATGCCGCATCCGCTTCTGCTCGCCGGTCACACAGCCGGCCTGCGGGAGGAAATGGGCGAAAACTACAAGGCGCTTCCGGCCGGAACCGAACGCCAGCTTTCTCCCTCGTGGGAAATGTCGTTTTTGCGGGTGATGAATCTGTACAGGTATCTGACATCGCGGGGCATGCCGCCTGAGCGGCTTTCCGTAGAGGGATTTGGCAGCTACCGGCCAAGGTGGACAGAAAAGACACCGGAAGGCCGCAAGCGAAACAGACGTGTGGATATCGTGCTGGACAAGCGCAACAAGGAATGGATCGACAAGATCGACATGCTGCGGGAAAAGGCGCGTGAGCGTCAGGGTGAATTCAATTACAAGGACTTCCGCTTCCGGTTAGGATTGCCGGGCGAAGGGCAGTCCGGAGCGGGAGAGTAG
- a CDS encoding OmpA/MotB family protein, producing the protein MARKKDKGGGGSGTPAWLVTFSDLVTLLLTFFVLLLSMASMDRVMLARMSPFQSRTDYISHQGAGKVPTRVQVLLKLLEDPASALDKPERIKDLLFPDEVLPPDIDVSTLDRNLRILEKPEGLAIVLTNDLLFAPGSYALSDGARTLLEQVGLMLQYSTADCNIAGFSDTSPSSGMDNYVLSGKRALVVLDYFIAMGFDPTRFSISGYGPDKPVADNDTEGGRAQNRRVEILLKTTQWMGRYM; encoded by the coding sequence ATGGCCCGCAAGAAGGACAAAGGCGGCGGAGGAAGCGGAACTCCTGCGTGGCTTGTTACATTTTCCGACCTTGTGACGTTGCTGCTGACTTTTTTCGTGCTGCTTTTGAGCATGGCTTCCATGGACAGAGTCATGCTGGCACGCATGAGCCCGTTTCAGAGCCGTACGGACTACATAAGCCATCAGGGTGCGGGCAAAGTTCCCACCCGTGTGCAGGTGCTGCTGAAACTGCTTGAAGATCCTGCCTCTGCGCTGGACAAGCCGGAGCGAATAAAAGACCTGCTTTTTCCCGATGAGGTGCTGCCCCCTGACATTGATGTCAGCACGCTGGACAGAAACCTGAGAATATTGGAAAAACCCGAAGGGTTGGCTATAGTGCTGACCAATGACCTGCTCTTTGCACCCGGAAGCTATGCACTGAGCGACGGCGCCCGAACGTTGCTGGAACAGGTCGGGCTGATGCTGCAGTACTCAACTGCAGACTGCAATATCGCCGGTTTCTCTGACACGTCGCCCTCTTCAGGGATGGACAATTATGTCCTGTCAGGCAAGCGGGCTCTGGTGGTACTGGACTATTTTATTGCCATGGGATTTGATCCGACTCGTTTTTCCATAAGCGGGTACGGGCCTGACAAACCCGTGGCGGATAATGATACTGAAGGTGGGCGCGCCCAGAACAGGCGCGTGGAAATATTGCTCAAGACCACCCAGTGGATGGGCCGCTACATGTAG
- a CDS encoding flagellar basal body-associated FliL family protein — protein MAEEEKEKKKGGKLKWIILIVLLLVLLGGGGFVAWKFFFSKPTGETDQPQQVQLDANAQGESSPKDAQVVTLPTFLVNLADPLGRRYIKLTLDVEVVNPEIAKELEAAQAKVRDAVILLLSSKSYADLAPLENKILLKNELVTRLNQILGGSKVVRVYFTELVIQ, from the coding sequence GTGGCTGAAGAGGAAAAGGAAAAGAAGAAAGGCGGAAAGCTCAAGTGGATCATTCTGATAGTTCTGCTGCTCGTCCTGCTTGGCGGCGGCGGGTTCGTCGCCTGGAAGTTCTTCTTCAGCAAGCCGACCGGGGAGACTGACCAGCCCCAGCAGGTGCAGCTGGACGCGAATGCGCAGGGTGAATCAAGCCCCAAGGATGCGCAGGTGGTCACTCTGCCCACGTTTCTCGTGAACCTTGCGGACCCGCTGGGCCGCAGGTACATTAAGCTGACTCTGGACGTAGAAGTGGTCAATCCCGAGATCGCCAAGGAACTGGAAGCTGCGCAGGCCAAGGTGCGTGATGCTGTTATCCTGCTGCTTTCCAGCAAGTCCTATGCGGATCTTGCCCCCCTTGAGAACAAGATTCTTCTCAAGAATGAGCTGGTGACGCGCCTGAACCAGATTCTGGGCGGCTCCAAAGTGGTGCGGGTGTATTTTACCGAGTTGGTGATTCAGTAA
- the fliN gene encoding flagellar motor switch protein FliN: MADEIDQDQLAAQWAAALESQEEGDPDPFEAAAAAAAAGGGAKTGGTPDDEKLAAEWAAALASDEQDQVKKEKQQAFFASAAREATFKDLTEEAKSPRPDSGKRELDFILDIPLDVSAELGRTRLLINELLQLGQGSVVELNKLAGEPLEIFVNGKLVARGEAVVINEKFGVRLTDIISPIERVKQLA; the protein is encoded by the coding sequence ATGGCAGACGAAATAGATCAGGATCAATTGGCAGCACAGTGGGCGGCAGCGCTTGAATCGCAGGAAGAGGGCGATCCCGATCCCTTCGAAGCTGCAGCAGCTGCAGCGGCGGCAGGCGGCGGAGCCAAGACCGGCGGTACACCCGACGACGAAAAACTGGCCGCGGAGTGGGCAGCAGCCCTTGCTTCCGACGAGCAGGATCAAGTGAAAAAGGAAAAGCAACAGGCATTTTTTGCTTCGGCAGCACGCGAAGCCACGTTCAAGGACCTGACGGAAGAGGCCAAAAGCCCGCGTCCGGACAGCGGCAAGCGCGAACTGGACTTTATCCTTGATATTCCGCTGGATGTTTCTGCGGAACTGGGACGCACGCGCCTGCTTATAAACGAACTTCTTCAGCTGGGGCAGGGTTCCGTTGTAGAGCTGAACAAGCTGGCAGGTGAACCTCTTGAAATATTCGTGAACGGCAAGCTGGTGGCACGCGGCGAGGCCGTGGTCATCAACGAAAAGTTCGGGGTTCGCCTCACGGACATCATCAGCCCCATAGAACGGGTGAAGCAACTTGCCTAA
- the fliO gene encoding flagellar biosynthetic protein FliO, with protein sequence MPNVLCPKSAAAAACRALVCAVLFIALAGSLHVAQATQPAQPAASSGQPASPVAAAAEGTFRAAVNGSAEVPAQQDAQQKAEQGAPAPEPATGSAGSVASDMTVNTTTPGDTQTAPLPSSGWGNYFQAIGILLLILGGLYMGIWALKRFGKLTALGGRLARSGVAVEGQFHLGPKKSLVVVRFLNKRLLLGVTDHQINLLTEMEAEHDPTNESSASDFKAILEDADKQNSSS encoded by the coding sequence TTGCCTAACGTATTATGCCCGAAGAGCGCGGCAGCTGCGGCCTGCCGCGCACTGGTGTGTGCCGTGCTGTTTATCGCGCTTGCGGGGAGCTTGCATGTTGCGCAGGCAACGCAGCCGGCGCAGCCCGCCGCCTCCTCAGGCCAGCCAGCTTCGCCAGTTGCGGCGGCTGCCGAAGGCACCTTCCGTGCGGCCGTTAATGGTTCCGCCGAGGTGCCTGCCCAGCAGGATGCGCAGCAGAAGGCGGAACAGGGTGCGCCTGCTCCTGAACCGGCCACGGGGTCAGCGGGATCCGTCGCTAGCGATATGACCGTCAATACCACGACACCTGGTGATACGCAGACCGCACCCCTGCCGTCCTCCGGGTGGGGCAATTACTTTCAGGCCATCGGTATTTTACTGCTTATTCTGGGTGGTCTGTACATGGGCATATGGGCGCTTAAGCGTTTCGGCAAGCTGACTGCGCTGGGTGGCAGGCTTGCCCGCAGCGGGGTTGCCGTGGAGGGGCAGTTTCATCTCGGGCCCAAGAAGTCTCTGGTGGTGGTACGCTTCTTGAATAAAAGGTTGTTACTGGGGGTCACCGATCACCAGATCAACCTTTTAACAGAGATGGAAGCGGAGCATGACCCCACGAACGAATCCAGCGCATCAGACTTCAAGGCCATTCTGGAAGACGCTGACAAGCAGAACTCTTCCTCTTAG
- the fliP gene encoding flagellar type III secretion system pore protein FliP (The bacterial flagellar biogenesis protein FliP forms a type III secretion system (T3SS)-type pore required for flagellar assembly.) — protein MTPRTNPAHQTSRPFWKTLTSRTLPLSLLLVCALPVLAQAAQDITLPTLSLQLAAGQTEPEKVSVLFEILFMFTILSLAPAIMLTVTSFTRIIIVFHFVRQALGVQQLPPNQVLASLAIFMTVAIMMPVATEINQKAVQPYLNEEIDFNKMIDTAQAPLRSFMFKHTREKDLSIFYTITKMERPRSKEEVPTFMLAAGYIISELKTAFTIGFLIYIPFLVLDMVISSILLAMGMMMLPPMMVSAPFKLLLFVMVDGWSLLTGSLVNSFLL, from the coding sequence ATGACCCCACGAACGAATCCAGCGCATCAGACTTCAAGGCCATTCTGGAAGACGCTGACAAGCAGAACTCTTCCTCTTAGCCTTCTCCTTGTGTGCGCTCTGCCGGTGCTGGCGCAGGCGGCACAGGACATTACGCTTCCCACTCTGTCGCTGCAACTGGCAGCCGGTCAGACCGAGCCTGAAAAAGTCTCAGTTCTTTTCGAGATTCTTTTCATGTTCACCATTCTGTCGCTGGCCCCTGCCATTATGCTGACAGTAACCTCGTTCACGCGCATCATCATTGTTTTTCACTTTGTGCGTCAGGCACTTGGCGTGCAGCAGCTGCCACCCAACCAGGTTCTGGCAAGCCTTGCCATTTTCATGACCGTTGCCATCATGATGCCTGTGGCCACAGAGATAAACCAGAAGGCCGTGCAGCCCTATCTCAATGAAGAAATCGACTTCAACAAGATGATCGATACGGCGCAGGCTCCTCTGCGTTCCTTCATGTTCAAGCATACCCGCGAAAAAGATCTTTCGATCTTCTATACAATCACCAAGATGGAACGCCCCCGCAGCAAGGAAGAAGTACCTACCTTCATGCTGGCGGCCGGATACATCATCAGCGAACTCAAGACGGCTTTCACCATCGGTTTTCTCATCTACATTCCCTTCCTTGTGCTCGATATGGTCATATCCAGTATTCTGCTCGCCATGGGTATGATGATGCTGCCGCCAATGATGGTTTCAGCGCCGTTCAAGCTGCTTCTCTTTGTCATGGTCGATGGCTGGAGCCTGCTGACCGGTTCGCTTGTTAACAGTTTTCTCCTGTAG
- the fliQ gene encoding flagellar biosynthesis protein FliQ, which yields MTPEFVIGFARQSIELSLMLALPMLGVGLAVGVFVSVIQAATQIQEMTLSFIPKIVSIFLALLISFPWLMDQMVSFTRDVFINIPNYVR from the coding sequence ATGACTCCGGAATTCGTCATCGGTTTTGCCAGACAATCCATTGAACTTTCCCTCATGCTTGCCCTGCCCATGCTCGGCGTGGGGCTGGCTGTAGGTGTGTTCGTTTCCGTTATTCAGGCTGCCACGCAGATTCAGGAAATGACCCTGTCATTCATTCCCAAGATTGTTTCGATCTTTCTGGCGTTGCTGATATCCTTTCCGTGGCTCATGGACCAGATGGTCTCTTTCACACGGGATGTGTTCATCAACATTCCCAATTACGTCAGATGA